The following coding sequences are from one Lysinibacillus sp. FSL W8-0992 window:
- a CDS encoding DinB family protein, with protein MNIYCKSALHQIKVAVTSIVQMIEKLAEQELHKRPTPNKHSIGELVEHIAMICEADALIADGSSKEKMDEYYASVSYNNLADMKEGLIKNYLFLEDKYMHFTEDELQEEVTSYWNVTYSRYEWLLEIVAHIYHHRGQLHAMLVHCYGIDLKVSLFE; from the coding sequence ATGAATATTTATTGTAAGAGCGCACTACATCAAATCAAAGTCGCTGTAACGTCAATTGTTCAAATGATAGAAAAGTTAGCAGAACAAGAATTGCATAAAAGGCCTACACCGAATAAGCATTCCATTGGCGAGTTAGTAGAGCATATTGCAATGATTTGTGAAGCAGATGCCCTTATTGCAGACGGGTCTTCCAAAGAAAAGATGGATGAATATTATGCTAGTGTCTCCTATAACAACTTAGCTGACATGAAAGAGGGGTTAATAAAAAATTATCTTTTTTTAGAAGATAAATATATGCATTTTACAGAAGATGAACTTCAGGAGGAAGTGACCTCTTATTGGAATGTAACATACTCACGCTATGAATGGTTGTTAGAGATCGTTGCGCACATTTACCATCACCGAGGACAATTACACGCTATGCTTGTACATTGCTATGGAATCGATCTAAAGGTTTCGTTGTTTGAATAG